Sequence from the Zeugodacus cucurbitae isolate PBARC_wt_2022May chromosome 2, idZeuCucr1.2, whole genome shotgun sequence genome:
tccaagactatacgctcacttaattttcctaagatatctcacataataaccaatacatataagaataaagcccaccgtatttttgaaaaacctataattaggtatatgggagctaggagataggaacagaacactattagaagaaaacaatttcctctgaattacattaaattatctaagagatttacccatattttcggttaaaatttagccttaagcgctgagttcaacatattcgatatccggggctttgaaaagttatagattTAAAAgatttcgacaactttttcacaagtgatgccacagatcatatacagtaattatgtaaagttttatttcgctaacttcattggttccttatgtatatattataaagtgaaggcaacagatggaatttttaaatctgagtgcagctttcttttggaatttcttctgtaaaatttattgtttttgacgttttttgttagtgagttaacacacttttagtaattttcaacttgacctttgtatgggaggtgggcgtggttattatccgatttcaactattttcatggtgtgtggtggggtacgtaagagaatcgactgaagaaagtttggtttgcgagatatatacaaataaccgatttggggtggggacacgcccacttttccaaaaaacattacatccaaatatgcgccTTTCGATCCtttgtgcgatcctttattccaaattttactattatagctttagttatggcttagttatgacactttatgtgtttttggttttcaccattttgtgcgCGTGACAATATTGCGATTTTGCCCAACCCTCTCacagtcccaaggaacatgtgttccaagcttcattaagatatctcaatttttactcaagttatcgcttgcacggacagacggacggacagacatccggatttcaactccactcgtcatcctgataatttatatatatataaccccatatctaactcttttatttattggtgacaaacaaccgttatgtgaacaaaactataatactctcaaaAGTTGCTaattattgcgagagtataaaaatatatattttgttgaatttattttaataaagctCTTGTTTTTAACCTAACGTTTGTCTTCCTCTGGATGAGAACCGAATTGGTGTATTACAATTAACAATTGCcagcaaataaattaacaaaaatatttaatatattgacttgtaaataattatataaacaagGGGATCCGACAGACGTTGCTCTGTACACACATAACTACTTCGTATATATCAATATTGTTTAATAAACTGTAAAAATTTGGaccgttttgatttttttccgaaggattttcaatatttaacgtAATTATATGAACATTTATTATAACTCGAACATTTGatgcgtatgtatatgtacaatgtATACTATGACTCAAGTGAAATAAAGatgaagttttaaataaaaacttttttatggcaaaaagttcatactaaaattatttgatgtctTCATTTAATCGTAATGCCATTGGTTTTTTTTGGTTAATCCCTTGAGGGTACCAAATCCTCTTTTTCCAACCGTAGAAACTGCATATAATTGGCCGTGATAGGAGCActgattttctaaatttaagtcAATGCATGACAGAATTtactgaaataatatttttgcagcAATAACGACATggagtttcaaaatatttttctatcgtagtggaacgactattcgaatagtattaatcggttaatattcatacgaacggttacagaccggatattcgaataatcgatcTTCATGTTATTCGAATtagatataagtaaataaattaccaAATATGATTCAACCCATaacgaatattttattaattttgcaatataattttttagcatttcatacaataaatataacgtTGTATTAGCGGCTATCCTGTCCTGAACAAAATTATTGGAATAAAACTCCAAACTTTACAAGGGGTccgtaaatataattttactacAAATTTAGTGTTATAAGATTATAAGATTTCTCAACcaaacattttgtaaaatgtctatatttcgGTATTACAAAGTGTAAACCcagtataacaacaaataatttaattatttatgaataagcaATCAAAGTTTAAAGTCGTTCTTAATGTAAGACAAACTCATCGAGCTAATAATAACTCTcatcatgtatgtacatagttcATTGAATACCAATTATCTGACTTTGTCACTTTAACTTTTTCTTTGCTTCGGTTGCGCACTCTGagggatttttataaaaatgtacgtgaataattatttattgtgggTGGTTTTGCATGAAATTCTATTTCTTCTCTACCCGACGGCTGCAGTTGAACGAAAAATAAGGTAAGGGTCATTAAAAAAGTCACTAAACTAGTATGCAACAAATAAGCGAATATCAAATATAtgttaaatttgaaaacaaagaaCCTCAACAACTCTACTAAACCCAAATATAACGCTACAATATGATTTTATTAGAGTTACATaatgaaagaaaattattatttgtatacaaGAAATAGTTTTTATACCCTCTGTAGCCACGTAAATCAAGTTAAATGATGTAATCCTTACTGCAGAAAGCTGCAAGTGATTACCACACCCGTATTAAATAAGTATAACAGTATCTACAAAGATTGTGATACCAGTATATCGTATGTACATACTGTAATTGTTGTATcacgtacatacatagttaATAAAAAACTAGACGTTCGCCGGCGAACTTTGCTACAACAGAGACGACTATAAACAAAGAATTTCCTATCATACATCACCAACAACCACATTTACAGGCTAATCTCTGTCACTGTCTGAACATATCCGATGGTTTCcgcaatttctttaaattttcatttcttttcaatttaagAAGTCATTCGTCATTCATACCAAGACAGGACTACACGGTTGATGACCCATCAAATCGTGGATGATATATTCAAAAGTTTCTACAATAAGTCTTTATTAGTATTGCAATGATATAgataaagttgtttttttattgtaagaTAGCTTGCAGAAAAACACAAGTTGTAGTAACATAAATAACCAAATCATAGAAAtctgaacaaaatattatttttaaatggagCAAGGTAACTCGGTAACCAAAAATTTACAGTAAATATTAAACTTTCATTGAAGTGAAATCACTATAgggtatttttagtttatttattgaaagcctccatatttcaaataaaatattacaaacaactgttatatgaacaaaattacTATATTCTGCGGATCATAATGAGCAAAGAATAAAAGTGATATGAATCGTATCATATCTTCGAAAAAAggcataatatatttatattatacttttCTTTTCCAATGCAGACAAAGTAATATTAATTCCACTGAACTGTCTCACGAATTGTCCCATTCGAATGAAGAGGACGAGGTAAATGTGAGTCCTCGATGGACCAACATTAACGCAGAGGTGGATGTGGTAATCCCAATGATTTTAGATCATTTGCAAAAGATAAAGATTGAACATTTAAATCTTCCGGATATTACAGAGACAATTTCTTTGGTACGTatgctttaaatataatataatatattgggTAAAAGTCAACTAGATGGGcgggaaaaattttatattcgggGCTGTACGATTACGATTCCATGCAAATTTATTACGACAACTCACAATTTGACCGATATATTGGTCTAGAATAATGAAATTGGAATAGTATAAAGCGCTGTGGTATTTGGGAACTGGCTTCACTACCAAAATACACTATCTCCAATATTAAACgttcaaataattttgtgaaGATATCTTATATATACTGTAAAAAGCATTGTTCTAAAtcagaccataacttttcaagtgcccagatatcgaacatgatactatacgagtatataatgattttcgttattctatttgcCTGAATGCCGagtatatgggtaaaattgtgtattatattgaagaattgcataaataaattgcgagagtataaactgttCGATTACACGCGAAGCTCAAAAAAATACGGGTGGCTGTGTTCAGAAATGTAAAATCCGTATAAACAGTTGGTCCGCATTTTTATGTAATGTAATTATAACCAAATTGATTAcgcttaatattattatttttacagacATTTATTTTGGTCGTATCCCGAACACGCTTGATTTTAAGCAACGGAATCGTATATAACGTGGAAGGAATAGAGCGATACGGTGATGCTTTGATGACTTACAAGGAAAAGAGGTTTCATATTCgattcgatttaaaaataaataaattacaggtaaattctaaaatatttacttaatagtACGCGTTTAtacaaattaagaaataaagcaCATCTTGAACTACTtgaattaaatcaattaaattatgtggttaattttatttaattttataaaaataatttcgattttacAATTActggtacatatgtaattattttaacacTGTGATATTGAGCGGTGTATTATTTTGTTCGTACGCTGTACAACTATTtgttttcgaagttcgaaaaaatgcttttttaaaataatgagtatttattacaggatatagtttctaaaaaatccaaattatGGATATGATCTTCATTTTCCTCTTAATGTATTgatgtataaaatttttggcTCAAGTCtatataacaataacacaaaacaagtaaggaagggctaagttcgactgtaaccgaacattttatactctcgcaatttatttatttaactttatttatattatataatatacaatttgacccacgtattcgtcatatatattgtataaagtccattgaaagttggaaaccctgtgcaaaattctgcatcgatatcttcactagtgcttactttataaagtaaagtaaacgattcagatcgtcttcaaagttctggtatataggaagttggcgtgattgtgaagcgatttggcctattttcacaacataccattgggatgtaaggaaactattacaaaccaagtttcattgaaatcggtcgagtagttcctgagatatggtttttgacccataagtgggtgacgccacgcccattttccattttgtaaaaaaatctgagtgcaactccatctgccatttcttatgtgaaatttagtgtttctgacgtttttcgttagtgagttaacccacttttagtaattttcaacctaacctttgtatgggaggtgggcgtggttattattcgatttcaactattttcatggtgtgtggtggggtaagtaagagaaccgactgcagaaagtttggcttatatagctttattagtttgcgagttaaatacaaataaccgatttgtgggcggggccacgcccacttcccctaaaaaattacatccaaatatgccccctcctagtgcgatcctttattccaaattttacttttatatcttcattatggcttagttatgacactttatgtgtttttggttttcaccattttgtgggcgtggcaatgttccgattctgcccattttcgaacttgatcttcttatggtgccaaggaatatttgtgccaagtttcgtcaagatattttaatttttactcaagttacagcttgcacagacagacagacggacagacagacggacggacagacatccggatttcaaatctactcgtcaccctgatcactttggtatatatgactctatatctaactcttttagttttaggtgttacaaacaaccgttatgtgaacaaaactataatactctctttagcaacttttgttgcgagagtataaaaatttatatcgaacaagtaaggaagggctaagttcgggtgtaaccgaacattttatactctcgcaatttattgatgtaattttataaagataacacaagtcgacccatatatttggtataaagttcaattgaataacgaaaatcgtcataaatAGTatgtggggactgaggtaattcctaaaccgatttcactcgttttcaccaccaagatacaatatatcgaagactatacgctcacttaatttaatattacttataattaggtatatgggatctgggggaagttatgacccaatttttaccatttcaggtacggagagaaactgttataagaaaaaaattcagagggaatgaattaaattaaaatatctatattttcggtgaaaaattaaccttaggcactgagttcttcatgttcgatatcaggggccttgaaaagtcatggtccgattttgacaatttttccacaagggatgtcacagctcaaatacagtatttgtctaaagttttattccgctagcttcattggttccttatgaatacattgtaaagtgaacgaatcagatggaattcaaaattgagttatattggaagtagacgtagttgtgaaccgatttcgccgatttcatattccacccgtgtcatcagggtgtcaagaaagtgtcatataccgaatttcattgaaatcgggcgaatagttcttgagatatggtttttgacccataagtgggcgaagccacgcccattttccattttttaaaaaaatctcagtgcagcttccttctgccatttcttatggaaaatttggtgtttctgacgtttttcattagggagttaacccacttttagtaattttcaacctaacctttgtatgggaggtgggcgtggttattatccgatttctttcatttttggactgtataaagaaatggctaaaagaaacgactgcagaaagtttgttaTTATATAGagattaattggtttgcgagttatatacaaaaaacctatttgggggcggggtcacgcccacttttccaaaaaaaatacatccaaatgtgcccctgcctaatgggatcctatgttccaaatttcgttttcataactttttttatggcaaagcaacctcctcagggtgccaaggaacatgtgttccaagtttcattaagatatcttaatttttactcaagttatcgcttgcacggacagacggacagacggacaacggacggacggacagacatccggatttcaaatctactcgtcatcctgatcatttatgtatatataaccccatatctaactcttatatttcttggtgacacaaacaaccgttatgtgaacaaaactattatactctgtgcaacaggttggcgagagtataaaaatactgtaCACCTTATAGCATCTGACATATAAGCTTGGCTGAGAAAGTGTATACTCAAGCATTGAATTaagaacaaaatttatattatttccataATTAATACTGATTTCCTGTAATTAATACTGattatttaaagctttttcgaatttcaaattcaaatatttcgattttggaggccaacttcgaaaatcgaGAAAACACTTGTTTTCTTATGACTCAATCGTGCGGAAAAAATTAGtgtggtccaatacccagccgagtgttgtacagtatatgtatatgaaattgaagaatagaattttaagaaaatgtattACTTCCTTCCCTAAACAAAAGCAGTATCGGCAAATGACTCTCAAAAAATTGTCATGGCCATACAATTTATATGACGCATaccaagtaaacattttgatatttgacgtaaaatctccgcttttatttagggatggcaCATCGGCGTTAGCGCTGAGCGGTAAAAAAACGTTCCgcccaacgcttttatttaggaaaCGCAGTTACATACTTCATGACAGCCGTATTTAATTAaagcaacattttatttaatttgagtagaacacacacacactaattcagctatataaatacatattcggTACAAATTTCTGCATAATCCAAGtacatttta
This genomic interval carries:
- the LOC105215755 gene encoding uncharacterized protein LOC105215755 isoform X1, with translation MYVNNYLLWVVLHEILFLLYPTAAVERKIRQSNINSTELSHELSHSNEEDEVNVSPRWTNINAEVDVVIPMILDHLQKIKIEHLNLPDITETISLTFILVVSRTRLILSNGIVYNVEGIERYGDALMTYKEKRFHIRFDLKINKLQFEYNFLLQVMPIDGYGKVIGNLEDTIMHAEIAVDVTNISLDLQDFRILDFRNINVQLDQIQIIRELSGLILSPITNLFKQRITTSISDGLKQEMELIFNDFNEGDPLQLRTFAKQLLAGLIS